From one Peptoniphilaceae bacterium AMB_02 genomic stretch:
- a CDS encoding folylpolyglutamate synthase/dihydrofolate synthase family protein: protein MDFNGAMNYLDDLKNLGFILGLDNIKKLMEVMGRPDKKLKFIHVAGTNGKGSTATYISSVLTKAGYKTGIYTSPSILRFNERFVIDHEEIDTDRIGEILERIKTASEEHNIQITAFEAETALGVVYFAEEGCDFAVLEVGMGGRLDATNFIDAPLVAILTNIGIDHIDYLGDTIEKIAYEKAGIIKKGSRVVSYPQEDAVLGVLNSTAEENDVEVKYLDKNLVDVTEIDIHGQAFSFKNHNDVKIRMIGDYQPYNASLALMAIDEIIEAGYPISEDDLKEGMKTALIKGRFQLLSSNPIVIVDGAHNVQGVESLVNTLKEIYGDKKHIFVFGTLRDKDYIKSIEMTIPLAKIYYTTRPDSDRALSSLDLKNEIVMKGGEAVAMGSTKAALTAAISMAKPEDSIICFGSLYQVGEVLEYFKEN, encoded by the coding sequence ATGGACTTTAATGGTGCTATGAATTATTTGGATGATTTAAAAAATCTTGGTTTTATTTTAGGTTTAGATAATATAAAAAAGTTAATGGAAGTAATGGGCAGACCCGATAAGAAGTTGAAGTTTATACATGTTGCTGGTACAAATGGAAAGGGTTCGACTGCCACATATATTTCATCTGTTCTAACTAAGGCCGGCTATAAAACTGGAATATATACATCTCCTTCGATTTTAAGGTTTAACGAGAGATTTGTCATCGATCATGAGGAGATAGACACAGATAGAATTGGTGAGATACTAGAGAGGATTAAGACTGCAAGTGAAGAACACAATATACAAATAACTGCTTTCGAAGCTGAAACTGCTCTTGGAGTGGTTTATTTTGCTGAGGAAGGCTGTGATTTTGCAGTACTGGAAGTTGGTATGGGCGGTAGACTTGATGCCACGAATTTTATAGATGCGCCACTGGTTGCTATTTTAACCAATATAGGTATAGATCATATAGATTATTTAGGAGATACTATCGAGAAGATTGCGTATGAGAAGGCGGGGATTATTAAAAAAGGCTCAAGAGTAGTGAGTTATCCGCAAGAAGATGCAGTTTTAGGTGTTTTGAATTCGACTGCTGAAGAGAATGATGTTGAAGTTAAGTACCTAGATAAAAATCTTGTAGATGTAACTGAGATTGACATTCATGGACAGGCTTTTTCATTTAAAAATCATAATGATGTAAAAATAAGAATGATTGGTGATTATCAGCCTTATAATGCTTCTCTTGCTCTGATGGCTATTGATGAAATAATAGAAGCAGGCTATCCTATAAGCGAAGACGACTTAAAAGAGGGCATGAAAACGGCACTAATTAAAGGCAGGTTCCAATTATTATCAAGTAATCCTATCGTAATTGTTGACGGTGCGCATAATGTTCAAGGTGTGGAGTCATTGGTTAATACGCTTAAGGAGATTTACGGCGATAAAAAGCATATATTTGTCTTTGGGACTTTGAGAGATAAGGATTATATTAAGAGTATTGAAATGACTATTCCGCTTGCTAAAATATATTATACGACCAGACCTGATAGTGACAGAGCATTGTCCAGTCTGGATTTAAAGAATGAGATAGTTATGAAAGGCGGAGAAGCTGTTGCAATGGGTTCAACCAAAGCTGCTTTGACAGCTGCAATCAGTATGGCAAAACCTGAAGACAGTATTATTTGTTTCGGATCCCTATATCAAGTAGGAGAAGTGTTGGAGTATTTTAAAGAGAACTAA
- a CDS encoding cell wall-binding repeat-containing protein — translation MKKRILALIIVLSMIMTIIPVQADHYEPMAREFKFERISGKNRYETAIKIAEEIPAEKQKEVVLVDGNGYADALTGGLLAIQSNAIILLANKNNLPKETKDYIINNDISKVTILGGENSVSAKAEADIKALGITTKRIAGTNRFETSNKVYEEISKLFGLESLPVGKYGLVDGYSYADALAATPYMASSKDELKGALLLYHTGMLQDSSGLVFGGPDRVPDFPNILKRFSGSDRYKTAAAIADMYDKDNGKWTGYEPKEIFIASGHDYPDALAAAPLINARQGVLLLSNKHTLDDSTINYIYYSNIDKITIIGGENSVQDVIIEQIKHMKISSLKQYTNSRFGFRLIYPDSLINNIVESENGDGITMYAEHFTVRAYAGYNIMEYDLRKELEINERYKDMIITEDIIDGYSGYDLLKSTATGFHHIKTVLVDDTIYTIEVESRIPFGSYSVVEQLQIELLMKGLRIK, via the coding sequence ATGAAAAAACGTATATTAGCACTAATTATTGTACTTAGTATGATTATGACAATCATACCCGTTCAAGCTGATCATTATGAACCGATGGCCAGAGAATTTAAATTTGAACGTATCTCCGGAAAAAACAGATATGAAACAGCGATAAAAATCGCCGAAGAAATTCCTGCTGAAAAACAAAAGGAAGTTGTTTTAGTAGATGGTAATGGTTATGCTGATGCCCTCACCGGAGGACTATTGGCAATCCAAAGCAACGCCATAATACTGCTTGCAAATAAAAACAACCTTCCTAAAGAAACTAAAGACTACATTATCAACAATGATATTTCTAAAGTTACTATTCTAGGTGGAGAAAACTCAGTGTCAGCCAAGGCTGAAGCCGACATTAAAGCACTTGGGATTACAACTAAAAGAATTGCCGGAACAAACAGATTTGAAACCTCAAACAAAGTTTACGAAGAGATATCTAAACTTTTTGGACTCGAGTCTTTACCCGTCGGTAAATATGGTTTAGTAGATGGATATAGCTATGCCGATGCACTAGCAGCCACACCATATATGGCATCCTCTAAAGATGAATTAAAAGGAGCCTTACTACTATACCATACTGGAATGCTCCAAGACTCCAGCGGACTTGTATTCGGAGGTCCTGATCGTGTCCCCGACTTTCCGAATATATTAAAGAGATTTTCAGGATCCGATCGATACAAAACTGCAGCTGCAATAGCAGATATGTATGACAAAGACAATGGTAAGTGGACAGGATATGAGCCAAAGGAAATATTTATAGCAAGCGGACACGACTATCCTGACGCTTTAGCAGCAGCCCCACTTATCAATGCAAGACAAGGAGTACTTCTATTGAGCAACAAGCACACACTCGATGACAGTACCATAAACTACATTTACTATTCTAACATTGATAAGATAACAATAATCGGAGGAGAAAACTCCGTACAGGATGTCATCATTGAACAAATAAAACACATGAAAATTAGCTCACTTAAACAATATACAAACTCAAGATTTGGATTCAGACTCATCTATCCCGACTCATTAATAAATAATATTGTGGAATCAGAAAACGGTGACGGAATAACCATGTATGCAGAACACTTCACCGTAAGAGCATATGCCGGATACAACATAATGGAATACGACTTAAGAAAAGAATTAGAGATAAATGAACGATACAAAGATATGATAATAACAGAAGACATTATTGACGGATACAGCGGCTATGATCTTCTTAAATCAACCGCAACGGGATTTCACCATATTAAAACAGTACTCGTAGATGATACTATCTACACAATTGAAGTAGAATCAAGAATCCCGTTTGGATCATATAGTGTTGTAGAACAATTACAAATAGAATTACTTATGAAAGGATTAAGAATCAAGTAG
- the murB gene encoding UDP-N-acetylmuramate dehydrogenase, translating to MESIYNKLVGLKVGDVLVDEPMKNHTTFEIGGPCDYMVVPHSYDEVRRLVEFLRKNEINFMVIGNGSNLLVKDTGIRGVVIKIADNLSELSFDDDVLTVQAGAQLTKTSIAAIERSLAGMEFSSGIPGNIGGAITMNAGAYGGEIKDICVSVKAIDKDNNIVDIPAEEMNFRYRRSRVHDEGLIVLEATFKLEHGDYDEIYANYKDLDNKRNEKQPLDRPSAGSVFKRPEGYYAGKLIDDSGLRGYRYKNAMVSQKHCGFIVSDGESSFEEVSHVIEHVQNVVREKFGVELETEIKIIGD from the coding sequence TTGGAAAGTATTTATAATAAATTAGTTGGTTTGAAAGTCGGGGATGTTTTAGTGGATGAGCCGATGAAAAACCATACTACTTTTGAGATAGGCGGTCCATGCGATTACATGGTTGTTCCGCATAGTTATGATGAAGTGAGAAGACTTGTAGAGTTTCTAAGAAAAAATGAGATAAATTTTATGGTAATTGGAAATGGCTCCAATTTACTCGTAAAGGATACAGGAATTCGTGGAGTTGTTATAAAAATTGCTGACAATTTGTCTGAGCTTAGTTTTGATGACGATGTACTGACTGTTCAAGCCGGTGCTCAATTGACCAAGACTTCTATTGCAGCTATTGAAAGAAGCCTGGCAGGCATGGAGTTTTCTTCAGGGATACCCGGCAATATAGGTGGAGCAATTACAATGAATGCAGGAGCTTATGGCGGGGAAATTAAAGATATATGTGTAAGTGTAAAAGCTATAGACAAGGATAATAATATCGTAGATATACCTGCTGAGGAAATGAATTTCAGATACAGAAGATCCAGGGTTCATGATGAGGGTTTGATCGTGCTTGAAGCTACTTTTAAACTTGAACATGGGGACTACGATGAAATTTATGCCAACTACAAAGATTTGGATAATAAAAGGAATGAAAAACAGCCTCTGGATCGTCCAAGCGCAGGTTCCGTATTCAAAAGACCTGAAGGATACTATGCAGGTAAATTAATCGATGACAGTGGTTTGAGAGGCTATAGATATAAGAATGCAATGGTATCTCAAAAACATTGCGGATTTATTGTTTCTGACGGGGAATCATCTTTTGAAGAGGTTTCTCATGTGATTGAGCATGTACAAAATGTAGTAAGAGAAAAATTTGGTGTAGAACTGGAAACAGAGATTAAGATTATCGGAGATTAG
- a CDS encoding PHP domain-containing protein, whose amino-acid sequence MKVLSDNHMHTEYSRNGHAKGTIREVVMAARNKGLKQILITDHGPGHIAFGVRRDKFKEIREEIDRLNEEFDDINILMGCESNVTSFNGEIDLRDEEIAMLDRVSVGFHYGIIPDDFYSFWVFFILNPISKILRFLKPLVAKHSTKCLINIVNKYPIYIITHPGSKINVDTEKLARACEEKGTALEINSSHSCLTEEGIIEALKTNVMFSIGSDAHRPENVGDLTNALERIKNTGVPKDRIINIVE is encoded by the coding sequence ATGAAGGTATTAAGTGATAATCATATGCATACTGAGTACAGTAGAAACGGACATGCCAAAGGTACAATTAGAGAAGTAGTAATGGCGGCAAGAAATAAGGGGTTAAAGCAGATTTTAATAACCGATCATGGTCCGGGACATATTGCGTTTGGTGTTAGAAGAGATAAGTTTAAAGAGATAAGAGAAGAAATAGATAGGCTTAATGAGGAGTTTGACGACATCAATATATTGATGGGTTGTGAATCCAATGTAACCAGCTTTAATGGGGAAATTGATTTAAGAGATGAAGAGATTGCTATGCTTGACAGAGTTTCGGTAGGTTTTCATTACGGTATCATACCTGATGATTTCTATTCGTTCTGGGTTTTCTTTATTTTAAATCCAATTTCAAAAATATTGAGGTTTTTAAAACCACTGGTTGCTAAGCATAGTACAAAATGTTTGATTAATATTGTAAATAAATATCCTATTTATATAATAACCCATCCAGGTTCCAAGATTAATGTTGACACCGAAAAACTGGCAAGAGCCTGCGAAGAGAAGGGAACGGCTCTGGAGATTAATTCCAGCCATAGCTGCTTAACAGAAGAAGGTATTATTGAGGCACTTAAAACGAATGTGATGTTCAGTATTGGAAGCGATGCTCATAGACCTGAAAATGTCGGTGATCTAACTAATGCATTAGAGAGGATTAAGAATACCGGGGTACCAAAGGATAGGATTATAAATATTGTTGAATAA